GCTTTACTTTCACTTTCACTCTGCTTGGAATTGACTTACGACAGTGCCGTCTCAATCGGTGTGTATGTCACTCAATAATCAAGACGTCTGGAATCCGACGATTGCGATAACACGGACGATTCGCGAGAACATTCTGCGCTATCTCTTCGAATACGGCCCATCATCTGCGGGCGAGATTCGTGACGCTCTGTCGCTTCGACGCACCGGTAACGAGGGTGCGTTCAGATCACTCCTCGAGTTCGAGTTGCTTGCCCGGTCGGTCAGACATGGCCGGGTGCACTACGAACTCACCGCATGTGGTGAACGATTTATCGAAGAGCAATTGCTCGGGACACGCTGATCTTGTCGCAGTTCATCTCATTCCCGCTTGCGAGTGTACGTGTGACTGGCCAGCTACAGCAATGTCTCTCGAGGACGATATCTGCCGTACTAGGCTCGACTCGAGTGCTGAACTACCCGGTTAAGTGTCTCCTACGGCACGCTGCGTAAGGGAACGAAATAGAAGGGGTCGGTTTCCGAGTGGTATGCGGTCCATAGCTATTTGCATATCGCCGGTACCTCGGGGAGATGACACCTATCAAGACAGGACAGTCACACTCATTGATTGGTTGGTCCCCAATGGTGGCTCTGCAAGCGGGTCACCAGTCCCTTTCGGCACTCATCAGTACTGTGGAGTTGAACGCACGCATACAAGCAGAGGCGCAGGTATGACTCCTCTGCATGACCGCGGCTGGATACTGGGTATAGCCGGTGCGCTCGTCGTCTGTGGCGCGCTCGTTGCGGTCGGTTTCGCCGGCGGTGTTGGGGCAGTACAGGAGACTCAGCAGAACGTCTCCGAAGAGGCACATATCGAACCCGTTCCTGAGCCCGGCGATGCGTACTTCGAGGCCGAAGCGTCGGATGGCAGTTGGGTGAGTTACGTCAACCCGCGCGATGAGTATCGCTCGCCGTATCTCGGTGATGGCTCTGGAAAGCTCTGTGTGACGCTCGTCAATGAGCGCGGCGAACCCGTCGTCGGGGAGAGCGTCCCCGGAACAACGGTGACGATGCCAACCGGTGATGAACTCGACTGGCACTCTCACACCGATCCGTTCACCGTGGAATACCCGCTTACCGAGCACTACCAGCGCCCACTCGATGCTGACCAGTTCGGTACTAGTCCGGACCTCGCACAGGGCGATGGTTACATGGACTCTCACTGCATGGAAATCCACGGGCTCCCAGAAGATGGTGGCACCGTCGAATACGGCCCTGTCGACGTCACTGGCGAGCACGCAGATGATATCGAGGTCGTCGGCTACATCCAGCAGGCACACGACTCCTGGGATACAGACGTTGATCCAATCGAGGACGCCGAACCGTACGAGGAAGCCGGTGGCGGCTGGACCTACTACCCTGACGGGTCACACGGACAGGCCGTTGCCGTCCTCCAACTCGACGGCGATGCGGATATCGCTCCCGACGATACACCAGACACCGACGACGAAGACGCCACGAACTCGAGCGACGCTGGCCAATCCGACGATACCGAGACTGACGCTGACACCGAAACAGACGCTGACAACGAGACTGATAGCACCGACACCGATCCGTCCTCGAGTGACGACGGGTCTGAGGGCGATAGCGATGATGTCGACGAGGGGGAGAGCATGCCCGGCTTCGGCCTGCTTGGCGCAGTCGTTGTCGTGCTTGCACTGGTCTGTGTCCGCGCTATTCACGCTGGCACGCGCGAGTGACCAGCGTCTTTCCAAGCCTCGCACGCTGACGACACAGTCGGCCGTGATGAACCACTCCTGTTTTGGCAGTTGCACTCGGAGTATCGAGTATGACCGACGACGACGCGGCCGATTCGGAGCCTCGCGTTCCTGTGGTGTGTTCGACGTGCGAAACGACATCTCGGATCCCGCTTTCGGAGTTGGCCGACGCAGTCGACCGACACAACACCCAGCTCCATGACGGTGAGGACGTGGCTCAGGTCGACCCGGAAATCGCCGACCAACTCGCCAATCTCGTTGCGACTGACCTCGGCTTACTCGAGGAGTGACCGACGCTGGAACGTGATCAGACTCGAGACAACGACGGAGAGACGAATTTTTGAACGAGACGCCCGTACACACGGCCATGACCGACCAGGCAGAGTGGATGGAACCCGAAGACGACCACATTCTCGAGTTGCTGGCCGAAGACGATATTTTTGAGCCAAGTCATATCGAATCCGAGGGCATTTGTCGCGGCCCCGACGCCGCCTACCGATGCCGTGAACTCACCAAGTACGGACTGTTGACCCGGCCGATGACCGGCATGTACGATCTGACCGACCTCGGCGAGCAGTATCTCGCGGGAGAGGTCGATGCGAGCGAATTGACTCCAGAGGAATAAGACTACTCCGACCCCGAAACGGCATCTTGAACGTGCGTCTCGAGAAAGGAGACGACCTCGTCGCCGCCCATGAAGCCATCAGTCACGTGTGCGATCTGAGTGCCGTCCCGAAAGAGAAACAGGGCTGGAACCGACCGAACGTCAAAGCGCTCGAGCAGCGCTAGATCGTCCCTCGGGTTGACGAGTCCAATCGGAATCCCGGTTTCTCGAGCAACATTGCCGAGGACGGGTTCCATCGCCTGACACAGCGTACACCCGCTGGTATAGCACTCGACCAGTGCAACGTCGTGGGACTCAATGAACTGTGTGACCGCATCGTTGTCCTCGAGATGGACAGGTTTCGTCAATTCGTCCATGTGTGTGATATGGTCTACGAGTGGATACCGTTGACGCCGTTGTTGGACACAGAAAGTGACCGAACGCGCAGGATATATACGATCTAGGGGCGTTCGCATACCGGTTTTGGCAATCGCGAACGCAACGCAGTCGGGACTGCCATCGATGATCATCCAGAAATGGACTGATACGTCTCGAGTGCCTACGGCTGTTAATGACTCGACAGACGACCCACGAGGCGCGCTCGCGCCAAAAATCGACGTTATTCTGCTGGGAGTGTCACTACTCGAGTCCGGCTACTGAGGGGTGGATTCGCCGGTCCAGTGATGGCACAGTTGCCACCGTCTGTCCGCAGTGTCAGACTACGATTACCACGCGTCCACAGCGTAGTGATCGCTCCGACAGCCGCCGGCCACATCACAGTTCTGCAACGGGGTAGCAGGCGCACACGCCCAATATTGGTGTTTGTGAGCGACAGCGTGACTGCATGTTACGCCCTGATTCGCGCATATTTTGCCTGGCATTCCCCGAGTGATTGTACAGATTCAGACGAATGTACACACCATTTCGGCGACCATTGCTGACATTGTTCAGTTTGGTCCGCAGCACAGTCTCCATTTGTCTCTATTTGTTATTGCTGCACATCACTTATTGACCGAATGGGCTATTTTCTCGCAGAATGCGTATATTCGCCCACAACAGTAGAGCTTTAATAGTAGGATCCATTTCCTTACTCGAGTAGAAGATGACAGGTGACAACCTGACCACTGCGGAACAGGACGTACTGGACGAAATCGAGGCGGAAGACGTTGACTTCCTCCGACTGCAGTTTACGGACATTCTGGGAACGGTCAAGAATGTCGCCGTCCCGGCCCGTCAGGCCGAGAAGGCGTTTACCGAAGGCATTTACTTCGATGGCTCGTCGATCGAGGGCTTTGTCCGCATTCAGGAGTCGGACATGCGCCTCGTTCCTGACCCAGAGACCTTCGCCGTCTTGCCATGGCGCAACGACGAGGACAGCGCTGCCGGTCGAATGATCTGTGACGTCTACGACACCTCGAGTGGTGAACCGTTTGAGGGCGATCCACGACGCGTTCTCAAAAACGCGATCGAACGTGCTGAGGAGCTCGGGTACACGGTCAACGCCGCACCAGAGCCCGAATTCTTCCTGTTCGAAGAGGACGAGGACGGCCGCGCAACGACGAAAACGAACGACGCTGGCGGCTACTTCGACGTCGCCCCGAAAGACCTCGCCAGCGACGTTCGCCGCGACATTATCTACGGCTTAGAGGAGATGGGCTTCGAGATCGAAGCCAGTCACCACGAAGTTGCAGAAGGCCAACACGAGATCAACTTCGAGTACGATGACGCGCTTTCGACGGCAGACAACGTCGCCACTTTCCGAACGGTCGTCCGTGCAATCGCCGCCCAGCACGACCTTCACGCGACGTTCATGCCGAAGCCAATCCCAAAAATCAACGGCTCGGGGATGCACACCCACCTCTCGCTGTTTACCGAGGACGGCGAAAACGCCTTCCACGACGAGGACGACGAGTTCAACCTGAGCGAAGAGGCTCACTCGTTCCTCGCCGGTATTCTGGAACACGCCCCGGCAATCACCGCCGTTGCAGACCCAACTGTCAACAGCTACAAGCGCCTCGTGCCCGGCTACGAAGCACCCGTCTACGTTGCCTGGTCCGACCGCAACCGCTCGGCACTGATCCGCAAACCGGCCGCCCGTGTCCCAGCCGCAAGCCGCATCGAAGCGCGCTTCCCAGACCCATCGTGTAACCCATACCTCGCGCTCGCCGCGCTCATCCACGCCGGTCTCGAGGGAATCGAGAACGACCTCGACTGTCCCGACCCAATCCGCGAGAACATCTACGACTTCGACGAAGAAAAACGCGACGAGTACGGCATCGAAACGCTCCCATCGAACCTGGGCGAAGCCGTCGACGCACTTGAGGAAGACGAGGTCATCTACGACGCCCTCGGTGAACACGTCGCACCGAAGTTCGTCGAAGCCAAGAGCCAGGAGTTCGAAGAGTACCTCATCGACGTCTCCGACTGGGAACTCGATCGGTACCTCGAGACGTTCTAATCGAGACACCGCGTCTCTCGTCACTGATCACTCTCCACGGCTCACGCGTCTGCCAGTCTCGTTGTTTACTGTCAGTTACAGGTCACGGACGGTGTCGATGTAGTCCGTGAAACGTTTCCTTTCTGGACCGAACGTATCGGACGATGACGGATACCGATCGACCAGCGCCGCCGCCAACGCTCGAGGAACCACTTCGCGAGTTACTTGTAGAACTCGCAGTCGAGGAGCCAGCCCAACTTCGGGCAGTCGCGACACATGCAACGCAACTCGAGGGCTGGCTCGACCGCCAGGACGAAGACGGAGAGGCGGAACCGACAGCGGACTCGAGCGAACAGGTGGCTGTGGGTCCCGAGACGGTTCCGCCGGGCGTGCCTGAGCGAGCGAGTGTGAGCGTCACGGAGATTGCCGGGAGCGAGTACTGGTACTATCAGTGGCGGGATGGCGACGAAATTCGGTCGAAAACGGTTGAACGGTAAGGACAGTCCACTCTCGGCCCGAACTCACGCCTCACCGTAGACTGGAACCGCTGCCCCGCTTGTAACCGCCGCGGCGTCGCTACAGAGAAACGCCATTACCGCAGCGATTTCGGCGGGTTCGACCCACGACTCGTGATCCGAATCCGGCATCATCTCGCGGTTCATCGGTGTGTCGATCACGCTCGGCATTACTGAGTTCGCTCGAACCGTTCCCTGATTCTCCTCGGCAATCGTCTCCATCAACAGTCGGATACCGGCTTTCGTGATCCGGTAGGGGCCGTCGCCCTCACCACCCTCGAGCGACGAGCGTGCACTGACGCTGACAATTGCTCCGTCGGTCTCCTGTAATGCTGGGAGCGCGTGTTTGGAGGTGAGAAATGCCGTCTTCAGATTGATGTCGACCAGAAACTCGAACGACTCGAGGTCGGTCTCTTCGATGTGGTCACCGCCGCGCCAGGTGCCGGCGATGTTCAGCAGGTGATCGATTCGTCCGTGGTCGTCGAGAACCGACTCAATGAGGGATTCAACCGCGCTCTCGTCGGTCAGGTCTGTTTCGTAGAACTGGACGCCATCGGCTGGCTCGAGGTGGCTGTCTTCGTCATCGGGAGCGACGACATCGACGGCACAGACTGTCGCGCCGGCCTCGCGAAATTGATCCACGGCGGCGCTGCCGAGTGCACCGCTTGCACCCGTAATGATGGCAACAGTGTCCTCGAAGTCGACCGTAATCGAACGCTGTGGTGACATAGACTCTCCTGCCACATCCAGGGAGATTAATTACGGGGGCGAGCGCGCCTGCACTGGTTGGCGTCCGGTCCAGTCGAATGACCACCGGCCATGAACCGGGAGTATATTGGCTCCCAGCCCATTAGTATCGGCGAATGCGACTGATCGCCCATCGTGGATTCGCTGCGACGGCGCCGGAGAATACGATTGCCGCCGTACAGTCGGCCGCCGACCACGCCGATGCCGTCGAGTTCGACGTCCGACGCTGTGGCTCGGGCGAACTCGTCGTTATCCACGACGACACAATCGACCGCGTCACCGGCACGAACGGCACCGTCGCCGACCTCAGCCTCACGGAACTCAAAACACACACAATCCTCGAGTCGGACGAACAAATTCCGACGCTCGAGGAGATGCTCGCCGCGTTGCCGCCGGACATTGAGGTCAACCTCGAGATGAAAGCCGAGGGAATCGCAGCAGATGTCCTCGAGACGATCGCTGCCGCGGATGTTGACAACCGAATCGTCACGACCTCGTTTCTCCTGTCGGAACTGCGGACGATCCGCGAACTCGAGCCGGATCAGCCATCTGGACTGCTCGTCAGCCGTCGCCTCGAAACACCGGTCACGACCGCCATCGAACTCGACTGCGACGTGATCGGCGCGAACTACGCGCGGTGTCTCACCACACAGCTCGTCCCGCGGGCGAAAGCCGTCGATCTCGAGGTTCACGCGTGGTCACTCGAGCGCTGGCTCCTGGCGAAGATACTCGAGTTGCGCGGTGTCGATTGCGTGTCGGCGGATCGGCCGCTTCGCGTGTAAGGTAGCGCTACTTGGGGGATGAACCAGTTCCGGCATCTGGCTCGGGCGATAGGTAGTACGCTCGAGCGTGATAGAGATAGATAATGAATATCACGCTGATGAGCAGCCCACCAATCTCGTCCTGAGCGATATCGAAGACAGCGTCAATGCCGAAAATGAACAGTGTCACGACCCATGCCCACAGTTGGCCAGTCCACAGTCCGTAGGCAACGACCAGATACAGCAGTGCAACAAACAGGTACAGCAACACAGTCTCAGTGTCGCCCATGCGAAGCACGCGGAACGATATGAGAACGAGCAGTATCGAAATGAGGACGCCGAGTACGCAGATGAGTGAGATCCCAATCGGTCGTGATCGCCCCCCTGAGTGAGACGACACACTGGCTTGAGGCGTGCCCATACACTCGCCTGTGAGTTCAACCAATAAATATTTTCTCTGAGACAGGTTGTCTTCCTAGCAGTTCACTTACCAACCGTCGTCACCGACACCGTCCGCGTCCGTGGGCCATCACACTCGAGGACGAACACAGACTGCCAGGTTCCGAGCGCGAGATCACCGTCGCGAACGGGAATCGTGACGTCCGGGCCGACAAGCGCCGCGCGCAGGTGTGAATCGGCGTTGCCATCTAACTGGTCATGAGCGTGGCCGTCGTCCGGAACGAGGTCATCAAAAAAGCCCT
The Natronolimnobius sp. AArcel1 genome window above contains:
- a CDS encoding PGF-CTERM sorting domain-containing protein, which produces MTPLHDRGWILGIAGALVVCGALVAVGFAGGVGAVQETQQNVSEEAHIEPVPEPGDAYFEAEASDGSWVSYVNPRDEYRSPYLGDGSGKLCVTLVNERGEPVVGESVPGTTVTMPTGDELDWHSHTDPFTVEYPLTEHYQRPLDADQFGTSPDLAQGDGYMDSHCMEIHGLPEDGGTVEYGPVDVTGEHADDIEVVGYIQQAHDSWDTDVDPIEDAEPYEEAGGGWTYYPDGSHGQAVAVLQLDGDADIAPDDTPDTDDEDATNSSDAGQSDDTETDADTETDADNETDSTDTDPSSSDDGSEGDSDDVDEGESMPGFGLLGAVVVVLALVCVRAIHAGTRE
- a CDS encoding co-chaperone YbbN; translated protein: MDELTKPVHLEDNDAVTQFIESHDVALVECYTSGCTLCQAMEPVLGNVARETGIPIGLVNPRDDLALLERFDVRSVPALFLFRDGTQIAHVTDGFMGGDEVVSFLETHVQDAVSGSE
- the glnA gene encoding type I glutamate--ammonia ligase, whose translation is MTGDNLTTAEQDVLDEIEAEDVDFLRLQFTDILGTVKNVAVPARQAEKAFTEGIYFDGSSIEGFVRIQESDMRLVPDPETFAVLPWRNDEDSAAGRMICDVYDTSSGEPFEGDPRRVLKNAIERAEELGYTVNAAPEPEFFLFEEDEDGRATTKTNDAGGYFDVAPKDLASDVRRDIIYGLEEMGFEIEASHHEVAEGQHEINFEYDDALSTADNVATFRTVVRAIAAQHDLHATFMPKPIPKINGSGMHTHLSLFTEDGENAFHDEDDEFNLSEEAHSFLAGILEHAPAITAVADPTVNSYKRLVPGYEAPVYVAWSDRNRSALIRKPAARVPAASRIEARFPDPSCNPYLALAALIHAGLEGIENDLDCPDPIRENIYDFDEEKRDEYGIETLPSNLGEAVDALEEDEVIYDALGEHVAPKFVEAKSQEFEEYLIDVSDWELDRYLETF
- a CDS encoding SDR family oxidoreductase, coding for MSPQRSITVDFEDTVAIITGASGALGSAAVDQFREAGATVCAVDVVAPDDEDSHLEPADGVQFYETDLTDESAVESLIESVLDDHGRIDHLLNIAGTWRGGDHIEETDLESFEFLVDINLKTAFLTSKHALPALQETDGAIVSVSARSSLEGGEGDGPYRITKAGIRLLMETIAEENQGTVRANSVMPSVIDTPMNREMMPDSDHESWVEPAEIAAVMAFLCSDAAAVTSGAAVPVYGEA
- a CDS encoding glycerophosphodiester phosphodiesterase, with product MRLIAHRGFAATAPENTIAAVQSAADHADAVEFDVRRCGSGELVVIHDDTIDRVTGTNGTVADLSLTELKTHTILESDEQIPTLEEMLAALPPDIEVNLEMKAEGIAADVLETIAAADVDNRIVTTSFLLSELRTIRELEPDQPSGLLVSRRLETPVTTAIELDCDVIGANYARCLTTQLVPRAKAVDLEVHAWSLERWLLAKILELRGVDCVSADRPLRV
- a CDS encoding secondary thiamine-phosphate synthase enzyme YjbQ codes for the protein MAFSVETDARLTSVDITDQLAAAIPNDLSTGIATAFVEHTTAGLIVQENESRLRGDLEGFFDDLVPDDGHAHDQLDGNADSHLRAALVGPDVTIPVRDGDLALGTWQSVFVLECDGPRTRTVSVTTVGK